The following coding sequences are from one Bradyrhizobium sp. 200 window:
- a CDS encoding RNA polymerase sigma factor, producing the protein MADSNRIRLRGQLVENYDGLIRKLTRRLGSSDFAHDALHETFLRLDRVTDAVPVRSPTDYIFRTAINIAKDRQKAQNYRVSSSEIDGLLDVCDEEPDPARIVEARSEIEAFKRALAELPPRPREVLRSISIEGQSAREVAARLQVSIRTVESDLKLALGHCADSLDHTLQRRLGGPRPRS; encoded by the coding sequence GTGGCTGACAGCAATCGAATTCGGCTGCGCGGACAGTTGGTCGAAAATTACGACGGGCTGATCAGGAAGCTGACGCGTCGCCTGGGATCGTCGGATTTTGCCCACGACGCCCTGCACGAGACATTTTTGCGGCTGGATCGCGTGACCGACGCGGTGCCGGTTCGCAGCCCGACCGACTACATATTCCGCACCGCCATCAATATCGCGAAGGACCGGCAAAAGGCCCAGAACTATCGCGTGAGTTCGTCGGAGATCGATGGGCTCCTGGACGTTTGCGACGAAGAACCCGATCCGGCGAGAATAGTCGAAGCGCGATCGGAGATTGAAGCCTTCAAGCGTGCACTGGCTGAATTGCCGCCGCGGCCGCGCGAAGTGCTCCGCAGCATCTCCATCGAAGGCCAGTCAGCGCGCGAGGTTGCGGCGCGACTTCAGGTGAGTATCCGCACCGTCGAGAGCGATCTGAAGTTGGCCCTTGGCCATTGCGCCGACAGCCTTGATCACACCTTGCAGCGCCGCCTCGGCGGCCCGCGCCCCCGATCATGA
- a CDS encoding FecR domain-containing protein, whose product MTAASDTSERDALLDEALDWVVRLKTGAPTRADIDALQRWRQQSPAHEEAFKKAARLFRHAGIAARELDDRPDAIGAVLAPQRLPSRIMARRAFLGGAIAAACAGYVVVRPPLGLWPSLQELSADYRTGKGEQRKIAVTPDVSLELNTQTSIALRSASDETQIELISGEASVAAMRTSPKPFVMLAANGRITAKQADFVARCLDGMVRVTCLNGSVDVAQGGRVVQLGQAEQVSYSPGGIEVSVPVDPAQVTAWQSGLLIFRDQTLADVVDEVNRYRSGKIIITNADLKQRVVNGTFQINKLGDFVLQVQQLFGAQARSLPGGVVLLG is encoded by the coding sequence GTGACCGCGGCGAGCGATACATCCGAACGCGATGCGCTCTTGGACGAGGCCCTCGACTGGGTGGTCCGGCTCAAAACGGGTGCGCCGACCAGAGCTGACATCGATGCGTTGCAGCGCTGGCGTCAGCAAAGTCCGGCCCACGAGGAGGCTTTCAAGAAGGCTGCGCGGCTCTTCCGCCATGCAGGTATTGCAGCGCGCGAACTGGACGATCGGCCCGATGCCATAGGCGCGGTGCTGGCCCCGCAACGGCTGCCGTCCAGAATTATGGCCCGCCGCGCCTTTTTGGGCGGTGCGATCGCTGCGGCTTGCGCGGGCTATGTGGTTGTCCGTCCGCCGCTTGGCCTCTGGCCGTCGCTGCAGGAGCTATCGGCGGATTATCGCACCGGCAAGGGCGAGCAGCGCAAGATCGCGGTCACACCGGATGTATCGCTGGAGCTGAACACCCAGACCAGCATCGCATTGCGTTCAGCGTCCGATGAAACGCAGATCGAGTTGATTTCCGGCGAAGCCTCGGTGGCTGCGATGCGAACTTCGCCGAAGCCATTCGTCATGCTGGCTGCGAACGGACGCATCACCGCAAAACAGGCGGATTTCGTGGCGCGTTGCCTTGACGGCATGGTCCGGGTGACCTGTCTGAACGGAAGTGTGGACGTCGCCCAGGGCGGCCGCGTGGTGCAGCTTGGCCAGGCAGAGCAGGTCTCCTATTCGCCCGGCGGAATAGAAGTCTCGGTCCCGGTCGATCCGGCGCAGGTGACGGCCTGGCAGAGCGGGCTATTGATTTTTCGCGACCAGACGCTTGCCGACGTGGTGGATGAGGTCAATCGCTATCGATCCGGCAAGATCATCATTACGAATGCGGATCTGAAGCAACGGGTCGTCAACGGCACGTTTCAGATCAACAAGCTCGGCGACTTCGTTCTCCAGGTTCAGCAATTGTTCGGCGCCCAGGCGCGCTCGCTCCCGGGCGGGGTCGTATTGCTCGGCTGA
- a CDS encoding putative porin, translating into MFEKKSDVRRRLMPLAVSLCALTCGGQAFGQTASDDGRGSARKPDAKRPTVLQTKPSSPSATINLVNLLVKEGVLKEEQAQALIKQADDEAYVAREAARGASTRADEAAKAANAATAAASPPGARHVTYVPEIVKRQLREEIKREVMDKAHKENWASPGAYPEWAQRIRFYGDLRARYEGQFFPTGNGPLQNFNATNTGSPFLDDILNPYLPPSYNTTQNRERFRFRARLGLDADLFNGFSTGLRIATGDNNSPVSTNQTFGASGGNFSKYSLWLDRAYLKYQAWNNDVAVSVGRFDNPFWSPTDLVWHKDLGFDGAALQAKYEIAQGITPFAVAGAFPIYNTDLNAGINLDTNFSGVPTKFASDDKWLFGGQAGFAARFAPESSFRFAVAYYDFTNVQSRLSSECIVTSASDICDTDMRRPSFAQKGNTYMTLRNIPMFVGTTQLSPYQYYGLVSQYRPVVAGAQLDLGHFHPVHIVLDGEYVWNSAFDRGLMNAFAVNNRGPDVATNVPGPYNGGNQGWLARITVGDKVVKRLWDWNVHAGYKYLESDATVDAFVDSDFGLGGTNLKGYFVGGNVGLSENVWASLRWMSANNIAGVPYAVDVLQVDLNAKF; encoded by the coding sequence ATGTTTGAGAAGAAATCCGACGTACGGCGGCGCTTGATGCCGCTAGCCGTATCGCTGTGCGCGCTCACCTGCGGCGGCCAGGCGTTTGGCCAGACCGCATCGGATGACGGGCGGGGGTCGGCAAGAAAGCCCGATGCAAAGCGGCCCACGGTGTTGCAGACGAAACCGTCGTCGCCCAGCGCCACGATCAATCTCGTGAACCTGCTGGTGAAGGAGGGCGTGCTGAAGGAAGAGCAGGCGCAGGCGCTGATCAAGCAGGCGGATGACGAGGCCTATGTCGCGCGCGAAGCGGCGAGGGGCGCAAGCACCAGGGCTGACGAAGCAGCGAAAGCGGCGAATGCTGCGACGGCGGCAGCCTCGCCGCCCGGCGCGCGGCACGTGACCTACGTTCCCGAGATTGTCAAACGGCAGTTACGTGAAGAGATTAAGCGGGAGGTCATGGACAAGGCACATAAGGAAAACTGGGCCTCGCCGGGTGCCTACCCGGAATGGGCGCAGCGTATCCGGTTCTACGGCGACCTGCGTGCGCGCTACGAAGGCCAATTCTTTCCCACTGGAAACGGACCTTTGCAGAATTTCAATGCCACCAACACCGGCTCGCCGTTCCTTGACGACATTCTCAATCCCTATCTCCCTCCGAGTTACAATACGACACAGAACCGCGAAAGATTTCGCTTCCGAGCTCGCCTTGGCCTCGATGCCGACCTGTTCAACGGATTTAGCACCGGCTTGCGCATCGCGACCGGCGATAACAACTCGCCCGTTTCTACCAACCAGACGTTCGGAGCGAGCGGCGGCAACTTCTCCAAATACTCGCTCTGGCTCGATCGCGCCTACCTGAAGTACCAGGCGTGGAACAACGATGTGGCGGTTTCCGTCGGCCGCTTCGATAATCCGTTCTGGTCGCCGACCGATCTCGTCTGGCACAAGGATCTCGGGTTCGATGGTGCCGCCTTGCAGGCCAAGTACGAGATCGCGCAAGGCATTACGCCATTCGCCGTGGCCGGCGCGTTCCCGATCTACAACACCGACTTGAATGCCGGGATCAATCTTGACACCAACTTCAGTGGAGTGCCGACCAAGTTCGCCAGCGACGACAAGTGGCTGTTCGGCGGACAAGCCGGCTTTGCGGCGAGATTCGCCCCCGAATCGAGTTTCCGATTTGCGGTCGCATATTACGATTTCACTAATGTGCAGAGTCGGCTCTCAAGCGAATGCATAGTCACCAGCGCCAGTGACATCTGCGATACCGATATGCGTCGGCCGTCGTTTGCGCAGAAGGGCAACACCTACATGACGTTGCGAAACATTCCGATGTTCGTCGGTACTACGCAGCTTTCGCCGTATCAATACTACGGCCTGGTCAGCCAGTACCGGCCGGTGGTTGCCGGCGCGCAGCTCGATCTCGGTCATTTCCATCCGGTGCACATCGTGCTCGACGGCGAGTATGTGTGGAACAGCGCGTTCGACCGCGGCCTGATGAACGCATTCGCGGTAAACAACCGCGGGCCGGACGTCGCCACCAATGTGCCCGGCCCCTACAACGGCGGTAATCAGGGCTGGCTCGCCCGCATCACCGTCGGTGACAAGGTGGTCAAGCGTCTCTGGGATTGGAACGTGCACGCCGGCTACAAATATCTGGAATCGGATGCGACCGTCGACGCCTTCGTCGATTCCGACTTTGGGCTCGGCGGCACCAATCTCAAGGGCTACTTCGTCGGCGGTAATGTAGGGCTCAGCGAGAACGTGTGGGCCAGCCTGCGCTGGATGAGCGCCAACAACATTGCAGGCGTGCCGTACGCCGTCGATGTCCTGCAAGTCGACCTGAACGCGAAGTTCTGA
- a CDS encoding MotA/TolQ/ExbB proton channel family protein, which yields MIRGWDQRGCAGWRTGTKILARLLLALAAVLTLSPSPAKAWWNDEWQLRKKITIDASASGANITDPIGTAPVLVRLHVGNFRFSQAKDDGSDLRFVAGDDKTPLKHHIEKYDSLLGEALVWVAVPNLQPGAKADIWLYSGNKKAVATSDSKGTYDPDTQLVYHFNERGTPALDSSVWANNAQTVGQPADGSLIGTGLRLDGRTLLTLPASPSLALSDNAAFTWSAWIKPSAMQPNAALYSRRDGANGLVIGLDNGILFAEVTNAGTVQRSAAGAPVAPGGWHHVAVVANSGQITLYLDGGPYTSLGATLPALNAIALVGGDTATSGAAAAAPAAAPSAAEQTPAPSVSAADGGTAPDAAAPASEAAPVPAPVAAMAGFVGDIDELQIAKIARPAGFIKFAAIGQGPEQAKLVAFSLDEETGSWLSGYFAVILKSVTLDGWIVIGILVIMAAVSWVVMYDRASYLNKQAKANAHFMKSFREIASDLTMLDSGDPEDIASLGGRMNESDAKIMRASSLYRIYHLGASEIRHRFAGNGKRLPVLSATSIAAIRAALDSGYVKEIQRLNRLMVVLTIAISGGPFLGLLGTVVGVMITFAAIAASGDVNVNAIAPGIAAALVATVAGLGVAIPALFGYNYLISRIKDLTNDMQVFIDEFVTKMAEFYSADRIEHRVAAE from the coding sequence ATGATCAGGGGATGGGACCAACGAGGCTGCGCGGGTTGGCGGACGGGCACGAAAATATTGGCGCGCCTGCTGCTCGCGCTCGCCGCAGTGCTGACGCTATCGCCGTCGCCGGCCAAAGCGTGGTGGAACGACGAATGGCAATTGCGCAAGAAGATCACCATCGACGCCAGTGCGTCCGGCGCCAACATCACCGATCCGATCGGTACCGCGCCGGTTCTTGTTCGGCTGCATGTCGGGAATTTCCGTTTTAGCCAGGCCAAGGATGACGGCAGCGATCTGCGCTTCGTCGCCGGCGACGACAAGACGCCGCTAAAGCATCACATCGAGAAATACGACTCGCTGCTCGGCGAGGCCCTGGTCTGGGTCGCCGTGCCGAACCTGCAGCCCGGTGCTAAGGCCGACATCTGGCTTTACTCGGGCAATAAGAAAGCGGTCGCGACCAGCGACTCTAAAGGCACCTACGATCCCGATACGCAACTGGTCTATCATTTCAACGAGCGTGGGACGCCGGCACTGGACTCGTCCGTCTGGGCCAACAATGCGCAGACCGTCGGCCAGCCGGCGGACGGCTCCCTGATCGGAACGGGCCTGCGCCTGGATGGCCGCACGCTGTTGACTCTGCCGGCATCGCCATCGCTCGCCTTGAGCGACAACGCCGCGTTCACTTGGTCAGCCTGGATCAAGCCCAGCGCCATGCAACCCAACGCGGCCCTGTACAGCCGCCGCGATGGCGCCAACGGTCTCGTCATCGGACTGGATAACGGCATTCTCTTCGCCGAGGTCACCAATGCAGGGACCGTGCAGCGCAGCGCTGCCGGGGCACCGGTCGCGCCGGGCGGCTGGCATCATGTCGCTGTGGTGGCGAACAGCGGTCAGATCACACTCTATCTCGACGGCGGGCCTTACACGTCGCTCGGTGCGACGTTGCCGGCGCTCAACGCGATTGCGCTGGTCGGGGGTGATACGGCGACATCAGGTGCCGCTGCGGCCGCTCCCGCGGCGGCGCCGTCCGCGGCCGAACAGACTCCAGCCCCGTCTGTGTCGGCTGCGGATGGCGGCACGGCGCCGGATGCCGCTGCCCCTGCGTCCGAGGCGGCGCCGGTCCCAGCTCCCGTCGCTGCGATGGCCGGCTTCGTCGGCGACATCGACGAATTGCAGATCGCGAAGATTGCCCGCCCCGCCGGCTTCATCAAGTTTGCCGCGATCGGGCAGGGACCGGAGCAGGCCAAGCTCGTCGCTTTCAGTCTGGATGAAGAAACCGGAAGCTGGCTCTCGGGCTATTTCGCGGTGATCCTGAAATCGGTGACGCTCGACGGCTGGATCGTCATCGGCATCCTGGTGATCATGGCCGCTGTCAGTTGGGTCGTGATGTACGATCGCGCCTCCTATCTGAACAAGCAGGCCAAGGCCAATGCTCACTTCATGAAGAGCTTTCGCGAGATCGCGTCCGATCTCACGATGCTCGACAGTGGCGATCCGGAAGATATCGCAAGCCTGGGCGGCCGCATGAACGAGTCCGATGCCAAGATCATGCGAGCGTCGTCCTTGTACCGGATCTATCACCTCGGAGCCTCGGAAATCCGCCACCGCTTCGCCGGGAACGGCAAGCGCCTGCCGGTTCTCTCTGCCACATCGATCGCGGCGATCCGCGCGGCGCTCGACAGCGGTTATGTCAAGGAGATCCAGCGGCTCAACCGGTTGATGGTGGTGTTGACCATCGCGATTTCCGGTGGGCCCTTCCTCGGACTGCTCGGCACCGTGGTCGGCGTCATGATCACGTTTGCAGCCATCGCGGCGAGCGGAGACGTCAATGTGAACGCCATCGCGCCAGGTATAGCGGCGGCCCTGGTCGCAACCGTCGCTGGTCTTGGCGTCGCGATCCCGGCGTTGTTCGGCTACAACTACCTGATCTCCCGCATCAAGGACCTGACCAATGACATGCAGGTCTTCATCGACGAGTTCGTGACGAAGATGGCCGAGTTCTACTCGGCCGACCGGATCGAACACCGCGTCGCCGCGGAGTAA
- a CDS encoding TonB family protein: MRLFTVPALATVLLVGGVYWIRLQTPSGSMGQQQASVVQVHLLPRPDAAPIVTASTSHSSAQDVTSRTDTSSKEPSPSTSDETVPVPRAFSPAEAPPSNVLSAPSAVSGPADSAAVKFQQALLRHVAQYQHYPNAARALRLQGKVDTQFSMSRDGKLLGVWVRTSSGQTLLDKEAMETIRRAQPLPPIPPELPDRLNIHVQLVFDPS; the protein is encoded by the coding sequence TACTGGATCAGGCTGCAAACGCCGTCAGGCTCGATGGGCCAGCAGCAAGCCTCCGTCGTGCAGGTTCATCTGCTTCCGCGCCCTGATGCTGCGCCGATCGTCACGGCTTCGACGTCGCATTCGAGCGCACAAGACGTCACCAGCCGTACCGACACATCCTCGAAGGAGCCGAGTCCATCGACCTCCGATGAGACGGTTCCTGTTCCGAGAGCTTTTTCGCCCGCAGAGGCGCCGCCATCGAACGTTCTGTCGGCGCCATCGGCGGTGAGCGGGCCCGCGGACAGCGCCGCCGTGAAATTCCAGCAGGCGCTGCTGCGGCACGTCGCGCAATATCAGCATTACCCGAACGCAGCCCGTGCTCTGCGTCTGCAGGGAAAGGTCGATACGCAGTTCTCGATGAGCCGCGACGGCAAGCTTCTCGGCGTCTGGGTCAGAACGAGTTCTGGCCAGACCTTGCTCGACAAGGAGGCGATGGAGACGATTCGACGGGCGCAGCCACTGCCGCCGATACCTCCCGAATTGCCCGACCGTCTGAACATTCACGTGCAACTGGTGTTCGATCCGTCCTGA
- a CDS encoding biopolymer transporter ExbD has product MQLQDSGKPYDDINITPMLDLAYVLLVIFIIMTTATVQGQKVNLPKASAAPSLATQTTKAITVANDGKIFLDTIPVTLPELEQRLVQQKALTPEFPVVLRGDAQAQYQSVMDVLDLLGRVGLTQVGLATKPLVK; this is encoded by the coding sequence ATGCAGCTCCAGGACAGCGGCAAACCCTACGACGACATCAACATCACGCCGATGTTGGATCTCGCTTACGTGTTGCTGGTGATTTTCATCATCATGACGACGGCGACCGTGCAGGGCCAGAAGGTCAATCTGCCGAAGGCATCGGCGGCGCCGAGCCTTGCGACGCAGACGACCAAGGCGATCACGGTCGCCAATGACGGCAAGATCTTTCTCGACACCATACCGGTCACGCTGCCCGAGCTCGAACAGCGCCTGGTGCAGCAGAAGGCGTTGACGCCGGAATTTCCGGTGGTGCTGCGTGGCGATGCGCAGGCCCAGTACCAGAGCGTTATGGACGTGCTCGATCTCCTGGGGCGCGTGGGCCTGACGCAGGTTGGTCTCGCCACCAAGCCGCTTGTGAAGTGA
- a CDS encoding ShlB/FhaC/HecB family hemolysin secretion/activation protein gives MTLAGGLVAADPACAAKAASSGRAPGATSASSSTLEQAPPQKPAAVAQRFDIDDFAVQGAETLPQIEIEEAIYPFLGPNKTADDVEKARAALEKAYHDKGYQTVSVSVPQQNALSRMITLKVTELKVGRLRVKNSRYFDLAKITNKAGSLKEGTVPNFGEVTKDIVALNQWPDRRVTPALRAGVTPGTVDVDLNVEDKVPVHASVELNNRQSPNTTALRVSSTVHYDNLWQLGHSLSFTYQVAPQRPGDAEVFSGSYLARLQDVDWLSVLVYAVKSSSDVATVGGTNVIGPGEILGSRAVITLPARESLFHTLSVGVDYKHFDQTVKLGGDGFSSPVTYYPVVASYGATFQTEKFTTQLNAAVTYNLRPLSDDWVAFDNKRYYASPSFTHFNVDVSHTHELPEGFQLYGKIQGQVADGPLVSSEQFSAGGLDTVRGYLESETLGDNGVVGNLELRSPNVGDLLQKQMTDETGKGQARFTIFNDWRFFGFADAGTVTVLHPLPDQQSKFDVWSYGVGARFKMFNYLNGTLVYSVPMVSQAYTEAQNPRVNFRIWGEF, from the coding sequence ATGACCCTGGCAGGCGGGCTGGTCGCTGCCGATCCGGCTTGCGCGGCCAAGGCTGCGTCGTCCGGACGTGCGCCGGGTGCAACCAGTGCATCGTCATCGACGCTTGAGCAGGCTCCGCCGCAAAAGCCGGCTGCGGTCGCACAGCGTTTCGATATCGACGACTTTGCCGTTCAGGGCGCCGAAACGCTCCCGCAGATCGAAATCGAGGAAGCGATCTATCCGTTCCTCGGACCCAACAAGACCGCCGACGATGTCGAAAAGGCGCGGGCGGCGCTCGAGAAGGCCTATCACGACAAGGGCTATCAGACGGTCAGCGTCTCCGTTCCGCAGCAGAACGCGCTCTCCAGGATGATCACCCTCAAAGTGACCGAATTGAAGGTCGGGCGGCTTCGGGTCAAGAACTCGCGCTACTTCGACCTCGCCAAGATAACCAACAAGGCGGGCTCTCTTAAGGAGGGCACCGTCCCGAACTTCGGCGAAGTCACCAAGGACATCGTCGCACTGAACCAGTGGCCCGACCGGCGTGTGACGCCCGCGCTGCGGGCCGGCGTGACGCCGGGCACCGTCGATGTCGATCTGAATGTCGAAGACAAAGTGCCGGTGCATGCGAGCGTCGAGCTGAACAACCGCCAGTCTCCGAACACCACGGCGCTGCGCGTCAGCAGCACGGTGCATTACGACAACCTCTGGCAACTCGGCCACTCCCTGAGCTTCACCTACCAGGTGGCGCCGCAGCGTCCCGGCGACGCCGAAGTGTTTTCCGGCTCTTACCTTGCCCGGCTGCAGGACGTCGATTGGCTGAGCGTGCTGGTCTATGCGGTGAAATCGAGCAGCGATGTCGCGACGGTAGGCGGCACCAACGTGATCGGGCCTGGAGAGATTCTCGGCAGCCGCGCCGTGATAACCCTGCCGGCGCGAGAAAGCCTGTTCCACACTCTTTCGGTCGGCGTCGATTACAAGCACTTCGACCAGACCGTGAAGCTCGGTGGCGACGGATTTTCCTCGCCGGTCACGTATTACCCGGTGGTTGCGAGTTACGGCGCGACGTTCCAAACCGAGAAATTTACGACGCAGCTCAACGCCGCGGTCACCTATAATCTGCGACCGTTGAGCGATGACTGGGTGGCGTTCGACAACAAGCGCTATTACGCCTCGCCGAGCTTCACCCACTTCAACGTCGACGTATCGCACACCCACGAATTGCCTGAGGGCTTCCAGCTCTACGGCAAGATCCAGGGGCAGGTTGCCGACGGGCCGTTGGTATCGAGCGAGCAGTTCAGCGCCGGCGGCCTCGATACCGTGCGCGGCTATTTGGAGTCCGAGACGCTTGGCGACAACGGCGTCGTCGGCAACCTCGAACTGCGCAGCCCCAACGTCGGCGATCTCTTGCAGAAGCAGATGACGGACGAAACCGGCAAAGGCCAGGCCCGCTTCACCATCTTCAACGACTGGCGCTTCTTCGGGTTTGCCGATGCCGGCACGGTCACCGTCCTGCATCCGCTGCCGGACCAGCAATCGAAGTTCGACGTGTGGAGCTACGGCGTCGGCGCACGCTTCAAGATGTTCAACTATCTCAACGGCACGCTCGTCTATTCCGTGCCGATGGTGAGCCAAGCCTACACCGAGGCGCAAAATCCGCGCGTGAATTTTCGAATCTGGGGTGAATTCTGA
- a CDS encoding energy transducer TonB — protein sequence MNVPMNGQDSSSARNAKGRSSTAYRPVGRHTALLRYGATLLGMMGFVGVAVFFLRGDDLPPPRLVRELTVVNIVPPPPPPPPPPQPMPEQKMIEQPKMAEPEFKEEKPVDKPKDEPVKDAKNDEPPGPLSLDAKAVGPGDLFNLGSKVGGNPYGGGGGGGGSRWGWYSTIVTDQATAALRANPKTRNMATQIQVRLWADASGRVTRVMISPSTGDAELDAIIRDEVLGRLMLREPPPKDMPMPVVTRVTARRPS from the coding sequence ATGAACGTTCCAATGAACGGTCAGGATTCCTCCTCAGCGCGCAATGCAAAAGGGCGCAGCTCTACCGCATATCGTCCGGTCGGCAGACACACTGCGTTGCTTCGTTACGGCGCAACGCTTTTGGGCATGATGGGATTCGTCGGTGTCGCGGTGTTCTTCCTCCGCGGTGACGATCTGCCGCCACCGCGGCTGGTGCGCGAGCTGACCGTCGTCAACATCGTGCCGCCACCTCCGCCTCCGCCGCCGCCACCTCAGCCGATGCCCGAGCAGAAGATGATCGAGCAGCCGAAGATGGCCGAGCCGGAATTCAAGGAGGAGAAGCCGGTCGACAAGCCCAAGGACGAGCCGGTCAAGGACGCCAAGAACGATGAACCGCCGGGGCCGTTGTCGCTCGATGCGAAGGCGGTCGGTCCTGGCGATCTCTTCAATCTCGGCAGCAAGGTGGGTGGAAATCCCTACGGCGGCGGCGGCGGTGGCGGCGGCAGCAGATGGGGGTGGTACAGCACGATCGTGACGGACCAGGCTACGGCTGCGCTGCGCGCTAATCCAAAGACCCGGAATATGGCGACGCAAATCCAGGTCCGGTTGTGGGCCGACGCGTCGGGACGCGTCACCCGGGTAATGATCTCGCCGTCGACCGGCGATGCTGAATTGGACGCCATTATCCGCGACGAAGTGCTCGGCAGGCTGATGCTGCGCGAGCCGCCGCCCAAAGACATGCCGATGCCGGTGGTCACGCGAGTGACCGCGCGACGGCCAAGCTGA